The following are encoded together in the Roseovarius sp. EL26 genome:
- a CDS encoding sulfite exporter TauE/SafE family protein gives MLIYLPIAEVSVNAFLLLGLGGAVGVLSGMFGVGGGFLMTPLLFFIGIPPAVAVATEANQIVASSFSGVLAHLRRKTVDLRMGTVLLIGGLVGAALGVVVFNYLKSLGQVDLLVKLCYVVFLGIIGGMMFFESLKAIRNTRSGIAPKRKKHNWIHGLPFKMRFRTSGLYISVIPPLIVGVCVGILAAIMGVGGGFIMVPAMIYLLGMPTKVVVGTSLFQIIFVTGFTTMLHATTNYTVDVALAVLLLVGGVIGAQIGTRIGVRMKAEQLRILLSIMVIAVCVKLGLELLIQPSELYSLGESGGH, from the coding sequence ATGCTTATATACCTGCCCATAGCCGAAGTTTCCGTAAACGCCTTCCTCCTCCTTGGATTGGGGGGGGCCGTTGGCGTTCTGTCTGGCATGTTTGGGGTTGGCGGTGGTTTCTTGATGACGCCGCTGTTGTTCTTTATCGGTATCCCGCCAGCAGTGGCCGTGGCGACCGAAGCAAACCAGATTGTGGCCTCTTCTTTCTCGGGTGTTTTGGCGCATTTGAGGCGCAAAACCGTAGACCTGCGTATGGGGACGGTGCTGCTGATTGGTGGCCTTGTCGGGGCGGCCTTGGGTGTGGTGGTTTTCAACTACCTTAAATCACTGGGTCAGGTCGATTTGCTGGTGAAGCTTTGCTATGTGGTGTTCCTTGGCATCATTGGTGGCATGATGTTCTTTGAGAGCCTGAAGGCGATCCGCAATACGCGCTCGGGCATTGCGCCAAAACGCAAAAAGCACAATTGGATCCATGGCCTGCCGTTCAAAATGCGGTTTCGGACCTCTGGGCTGTATATCAGCGTCATTCCACCACTGATTGTTGGGGTTTGCGTTGGTATTTTGGCGGCGATTATGGGTGTTGGCGGTGGGTTTATCATGGTTCCCGCTATGATTTACCTGCTGGGTATGCCGACCAAGGTTGTTGTTGGGACGTCACTGTTCCAGATTATTTTTGTCACCGGCTTTACCACGATGCTGCATGCCACAACCAACTATACCGTTGATGTGGCCCTGGCGGTTTTGTTGTTGGTAGGTGGTGTTATCGGCGCCCAGATCGGTACCCGGATCGGGGTACGCATGAAAGCTGAGCAGCTACGGATTTTGCTCTCGATCATGGTTATTGCTGTCTG